GTAGGAACTGGATGTTACTTAAGTTGTCGATTAAAACTTATCCAAATCATACGATTAAAATTAGCATTCACAATGATTTTTAAAAAGAGTAACGATACAGGTGATATCACAAGTTTTGCTGCATTAGCAACAGCACTTGCAGCAACAGTCGGAACGGGAAATATCGTTGGTGTCGCAACTGCTATCAAATCTGGAGGTCCTGGTGCTCTTTTTTGGATGTGGGTTGCAGCTTTTTTTGGTATGGCGACAAAATATTCAGAAGGATTTTTAGCTATAAAATACCGAATTAAAGACAGTAACCACCAAATATCTGGTGGACCAATGTACTATATCACTAATGGTATGGGTAAACAGTGGAAACCGTTAGCTTTCATGTTTGCCATTTCAGGACTTTTGGTTGCTTTGTTTGGAATTGGTACCTTTACTCAAGTAAATGCAATAACTTCTGCTCTACACCATAGTTTTGGTATGTCTTCCAAATTAATAAGTATCATTCTTGCTCTATTTGTGGCTATTATCATTTTTGGTGGTATACAGTCTATTTCAACTTTATCAGGAAAAATTGTGCCTCTCATGGCGATTTTCTACATTGGCTCTTCTTTGATCATTATTATTGTCAATATCAAGCTTTTACTACCAAGTCTTATCTTAATTCTTAAATCAGCTTTTACACCAACAGCAGCTATTGGAGGTTTTTCTGGTAGCCTTGTAAAAGATGCTATACAAAAAGGAATTGCTAGAGGTATTTTTTCAAATGAATCAGGCCTGGGATCAGCTCCTATTGCAGCTGCTGCTGCTAAAACAAATGAACCTGTTGAGCAGGGTCTTGTATCAATGATTGGTACTTTCATTGATACATTAATTATTTGTAGTTTAACCGGATTATCTATAATCATAACAGGTCAATGGCAAAGTTCACTTGAAGGTGCACCCTTAACACAATCTGCGTTTGTAAGTGTTTTTGGACAAATTGGTGGTCTTATTATTAGTCTATCATTAGTTTTATTTGCTTTTACAACAATCTTAGGATGGTCATACTATGGAGAAAAATGTTTTACCTTTTTATTTCGTGTTGAATGGATTAACTATTATAGACTTATTTTTATTTGTATGATTGCATTAGGAGGCTTTTTAAATTTAAATGTTATTTGGTATCTTGCTGATATTGTTAATGGACTTATGGCATTACCAAATTTAATTGCAATCAACTTTTTAGCACCAATTATTATTAAGGAAACAAATCACTATTTTAAAACTCTAAACTCAAAAACATAAGAGTCACCTCAAGTCTTTAAAATCAACTTTATGATATAATAAATCAATATGGAGGGTAATATGTCAACACCTACAGAAGATTTAAAAATAGCTAAAAGAGGACCAATTGTCAGCATTTTTGTCTATTTAGTATTAGCTATTGCAAAGTTATTAGTTGGTTTCTTTTTAAATGCTAGTTCGCTGATAGCAGATGGATTTAATAACCTATCAGATATCGTTGGAAATGTCACTCTTTTGATTGGACTACAATTAGCAAGTCGTCCAGCTGATCAAGATCACCGATTTGGTCACTGGAAGATTGAAGATTTATCTAGTCTTCTTACTTCGATTATTATGTTTATAGTAGGTATTCAAGTACTAATAGAAACTATTCAAAAAATTTTTTCAAATGAGAAAGTTACGATTGACAGACTTGGTGCCATAGTTGGTATAATCTCTGCAATTGC
This Streptococcus urinalis 2285-97 DNA region includes the following protein-coding sequences:
- a CDS encoding alanine/glycine:cation symporter family protein, which encodes MYTLLKMIDNFIWGLPLLLLLVGTGCYLSCRLKLIQIIRLKLAFTMIFKKSNDTGDITSFAALATALAATVGTGNIVGVATAIKSGGPGALFWMWVAAFFGMATKYSEGFLAIKYRIKDSNHQISGGPMYYITNGMGKQWKPLAFMFAISGLLVALFGIGTFTQVNAITSALHHSFGMSSKLISIILALFVAIIIFGGIQSISTLSGKIVPLMAIFYIGSSLIIIIVNIKLLLPSLILILKSAFTPTAAIGGFSGSLVKDAIQKGIARGIFSNESGLGSAPIAAAAAKTNEPVEQGLVSMIGTFIDTLIICSLTGLSIIITGQWQSSLEGAPLTQSAFVSVFGQIGGLIISLSLVLFAFTTILGWSYYGEKCFTFLFRVEWINYYRLIFICMIALGGFLNLNVIWYLADIVNGLMALPNLIAINFLAPIIIKETNHYFKTLNSKT